The DNA segment acacacacacacacacacacacacacacacacacacacacacacacacacacacacacacacacacacacagtggttagagcgctggcttcacaagccagaggaccggggttcgattccccggccgggtggagatatttgggtgtgtctcctttcacgtgtagcccctgtttacctagcagtgagtaggtacgggatgtaaatcgaggagttgtgaccttgttgtcccggtgtgtggtgtgtgcctggtctcaggtctatccgaagatcggaaataatgagctctgagttcgttccgtagggtaacgtctggctgtctcgtcagagactgcagcagatcaaacagtgaaacacacacacacacacacacacacacacacacacacacacacacacacacacacacacacacacacacacacacacacacacacacacacacacacacacacacacacacacacacacaaatgttacCATGCACTGACGTACGCTTTCACTAACATTGTggctttcattcactcactcactgattcgtttattcatgtattttctcactcactccctcgcacactcatacactcactcaccagTCTGGCACTTCCGTGGGCACATCGCATGCTGAAGTCTTGGAGTTGAACACTTGGCCAAACTTGCAGCCGTTCCTCCGTGGAATCTTGCCGTTGATACACACGTAGAAGTACTGGCAATCGAGTGGGTCCTGGTAGCGGGGATGAGCCACAGCCTGATCCTGCTGAACCGTCGGGCATGTGAAGTTTTGTGTCGCTGAGGGAAGAAGGTTAAAGGTTAAAGGTAAAGTCATGAAACGATGTAGTTAATggggttttgtttgtgtgtgtgagatcgcTGATGGAGTTGTTAGGTCGGACGTCAGCCCCACGACGAAACGAGGTCAGGTTAAATGTTTCTTTCGCTCTCATAACTGGGTCACAATTCATTGGTCCCCGGTGTGTAGTGTTTTTGTTTCATGATTAGATGGATTCGTAAAATAAGTGTTACTGTAGAAGCTGGCAGTCGTGAAACCCAAGGAGGATTATTAGAACTACTTGGGTGAGACCACGAAACCAGATCAGGTCAGTATGTTTTTGCTTGATCATTTTGATGATGAGACTGTGGTCTTTGAATGTTTGTTTACTCAGAGGCATATGATACTCTGAATCGTTGCATGACAGGTTGAGTAGGTCATGTACGTGTATGGTGATTTTTACTTTGCTATCCAAGTAGATATGCTAGTGGAGAGAACAATTCTTTCATTTACAGATAAGTTGATTAATTTCATAGATTCCAGTGTTTCTTAATATGTGCATGAGAAAGGAGCAAGGAACATCtgcatcacgtgtgtgtgttttgcgcaCGTGGAGGAGCGTGGACGGCAAACAGGCCAATGAAAGGCTGGTGTTAATGACCTGCAGTGTTGAAAGTGCTGTAtactttgtttattatttttttcaagctaTAAGAGCAAACCATGTCTTACGTAAATAAATGCCTGCCATGAGTCATCTTTTTGATACATGAATAAAACCCAATAGAAGTATTGCATGACTGCATAAATAGTAGAATAGTAAAATTCTTAAGTTGtcttgataaagaaaaaaagtggtgtGATTTCGTTGCTTGTTATTGCACAATTTTAACTCTCTCTATCTGCGTCTGTGTCATCACCTTTGCACCACCGCACACCACACCAACTCCAGTACTTACCTTCCTGCACCATCGCTTCCATTACAGCACAGCCATACCACTTCACCCTGCcatcacgccacaccacaccagttcACACACAACATTTCCTATTCCTGCATCACCCTTTCTTGCtttcacatcacaccacaccgaGCATCCTCTCAACATACCACACCATTACACACACCacgtctccttccctctccatgtCACTTCATCTGGTCTTCATAAAACACCTAGTATCCCTCAACGTTCCACACCAGTaaacacaccctcctcctcctcctcctcctcctcctcctcctcctcctcctcctctcccttacttTCCTATCTTACATCACCCATTCCTGCCACACATTTGCTCACCTTCCAGCTTACAACCATCGCGGCCGGACTGATCAGGCCAATCGCAAATGCCGGTGTCGAGCGCGAATACAAGACCCTCAGGACAGGTGATAAGTGTTCCCACGCCGTCCTGGCACCTGTAAGCTTGGCTGCAGTCGTTACTTCCTTTCACAGCGAAGTTGCCGTTCTGTCTATCGCAGTTTTCAGAGCGAATAGGCGGCtctgtgggaggagggagatgagaaatgGACCACGGCAACCGAGAATGTTAAAGAAAGGACAAAGATAAGGAAATGGacggaacaagaaagaaaatgttgcaAGGAAAACACAGGGTAGAGGAATGGATGGCGAAATATAGTAATGGATACTTAggatagggaaaagaaaacaggaaatgtaTTTAATaaattgaagggaaggaagagatagggaagcgggagaaaagaaaggaagaaacgaaggagacAGTAAATGATAAGTGAGATCAGTATGAAAGACACACCTAATGAGGGATTTTTGTCTTGGTAGGTGGGACAGAGGGAATATTGTGTGGAATGTTTTAAATCAACTGGTGAGATGTTTGTTTAGAGACTAAGAACAGTTGCTTCATCTCCATTATCATGTTtcaagactatttttttttccagtttgacGGTGTATTCATATATCAGTTTACTTGATTTAGTCTTATATTTCAACACAATAGTAAAACTGTTGCATTTCTCACACTCATCGACGTATTACTTAATATTTGAGCTTAGTAATATTGAAAAGATTTTTAAAGTTCagtgaattatttttttaaagtatttatcataaaaaaagtgaaggtaaatacAATATTTCACTGTTGTCATGCTGCGAGGTATAAAGCTGTTGGGATTAGGTTGTGCTGtaattggctgactgactggtttaAGACGCTGCAATACCTGGTCACATGGCGTTACTGGCTGTGGCTTGGAACGTAGATAAAATAGAGAGGATAATGTGACGTCTCAAGGCAAGACGAAGCAGCTcatcccaagagagagagagagagagagagagagagagagagagagagagagagagagagagagagagagagagagagagagagagagagagagagagagagagagagagagagagagacgtgaaggaTGAGCTTAATGGAATATGAGAAGAAACCAAACGTGTATCTCAGGGtcgaagaaggaagggaggtgaaggtgaacAAGAAAAGGGACTGGAAATGGGACAAAACGAAGGGAAACACGTAATGAAAAGTGATGagcaagaaaataggaagacacGAAGGACGTGTGACGGAGTGACCTAAATattcagaaaagagagagagacgttccgCTATGACGAAATATTTCTACGTATTATGAGAATCAGCATGGAAATGGTGAGAAAAttggaaatacaaaatacagcGATTAACATTATAATGCCGCACATGTTCacaaaattttgaaatattaaacaaaacGAGTCATTGAAAATATGGAACTGAAGTTTACTTTATATGAAACATAtataataaacaatgaaaaaaaaactataatgatTCTCATGAAAATGCCTAATAGCAACGGTAGTTAACTATTCTAGTGACATTCTGGAAAAGCAAGATAAGAATTTGTTTGGATGAATTTAGAAAAATGGTATAATGGAGAGAAGGGATTTAAAATAGTTTTATGATAATATCACTTCAGGACAAAAGTCAAAATAATTTGCAATTATTTAAAAACTAGTGTTTGACATTACAGTTTTAAATGACAAGACGAGTTGCCACGCTGAACAGCCTACATTCCAGAACATTTTTAAAGTTGCAAGGACTATTTGTCAAACCAGAACGTGTGTCCAGTCAGCGTCAATACGGCTGTAAAGATTGTTCGAAACTTAATATCATATTACACTCGTGTTCATTTGTAGAAAAAAATGACGCGTAGGagatagggaaaaataaataaaatgaaggcaGATGTGAATGCagtttttaacacacacacacacacacacacacacacacacacacacacacacacacacacacacacacacacacacacatacacacacacattcctataGATGGACTCATTCaggttttcattcatattttttttattcactttcacttttcctATTCTACCCATCCCGTTATCTTTCGCTCCTTCCTTTAGCATGatgtgtggcagagagagagagagagagagagagagagagagagagagagagagagagagagagagaagaaccagCAGCAAGGCAGACAGCTAACATCTATTTGaaggacacatacacacacacacacacacacacacacacacacacacacacacacacacacacacacacctttaccgTTGCAAAGAGTAGcggttttaatgtgtgtgtgtgtgtgtgtgtgtgtgtgtgtgtgtgtgtgtgtgtgtgcgcgcgcgcgcctgTGCATGCATGCGACCTTACgttgtctcttctctccatcctgtttctcttttttattccgtcacgtttctttatttcatatcttcttcatcataaccttgcttccctcatctcctcacatttctctctctctctctctctctctctctctctctctctctctctctctctctctctctctctctctctctcctccctccctccctctctccctccctccctccctccccttttgtGCAAcaccgttttcctcctcctcctcctcctgtttgttcTCCACACACTCACGTAGTTTGGTCCTTCCTGAGCAGTCCACCAGCATGAGAAGGTCGCATTTCTCCACCGCAGGGTTGATGTCGTTGAAGGCCATGCCATCAGGACACAGCTTCTCCGTTAGTACATTGTCCACACAGTGATAGTACTTGTCGCACTGGCTGGCGTCGGCGAAGTAGCCATTTGGCGCAGGACACTCTGAAGCGATGTCCTGGCCGTGCGTGGCTGCAAGAAGAGAGGATTTTGTTAGCGTTACTGGTATCATTACTATTCCTTCTATAGTTATGATTTAGATAGTACTACAATCGCTATTAACGCTAATACTATAACTATTTATAATGTTATACTATGATTATTAATACTTttgtcacttctctttctctttaatccgttgttccttttcttctataaaatcaaacaacaaaaaaaacccagcaactactgctactactactactactactactactactactactactactactactactactactacaactactgatgTTTTTATAGtataatttttgttgtcctttgcCGGTTCCAcgactacatgaaaaaaaaccccagccactactagtactactactgctgctgctgctactactactactactaccaccactaccaccactaccactaccacaccaccaccactgccaccaccaccaccaccaccaccaccaccaccacccaccacctagCACCacctagcaccaccaccactaacaccactccagcaccaccaccaccaccaccaccaccaccaccaccaccaccaccaccaccaccaccaccaccaccaccaccatcgtcaccaccgCCATTGCCACCGCCATTACCACCGCCTCCCAGCAACCGCTGCAACCACTGCCACTTTActttgctcaccaccaccaccaccaccaccaccaccaccaccaccaccaccaccaccaccaccaccaccaccaccaccaccaccacaccaccaccaccaccaccactactactactactactactactactactactactagtactactactactactactactactaacaccagaACCACTAACGGGCTGGGACAGGGTCAGGTAGCCACAGGTATGGTGTCTTCCTTAATCAGCCTAATCACCAGACCCCGCCAGCAAGGTTACAGTGAAGGGGGGGCTGTCCACTCGGccttgaagtgtttttttttctctctctctctctctctctctcttacagtggTATTAGTTTTTACTTAGAAATCCATAACATATGACtagtttttaatttttattaccTATACaatagttggagagagagagagagagagagagagagagagagagagagagagagagagagagagagagagagagagatttaagaatCTAAGCTTTTGGAAGAgatatgaaggaatgaagagttcgtgaataaaagaaaatattttgtcaCCAACTGTTACACACTTAGAGAAacgagggaagggggagaggagaggggatggaggTGTGGTGTAGAAAGCGTACACTgttgtcctttctctcttctcccttcccctcccccatccttccctccctctctccctccctcgtcttcctttctcttcaatcTTCCCTTCTCTATTGCTCAAGAAGTTAGATATTATATTTTACTGTTTCCGCTTAAGGATTGCGTGCCCAGTGTACCTacgtaacattctctctctctctctctctctctctctctctctctctctctctctctctctctctctctctctctctctctctctctctctctctctctctctctctctctctctctctctctctctctctctctctctctctctctctctctctctctctctctctctctctctctctctctctctctctctctctctctctctctctctctctctctctctctctctctctctctctctctctctctctaaccttggGGTGAGCGACATAGTGTCAAAAGGTTgtaagaggaacaggagaggtCATGGGACAGTTattatgacgagagagagagagagagagagagagagagagagagagagagagagagagagagagagagagagagagagagagtagtagtagtagtagtagtagtaggaagcaAATTTAAGGCAAGAACTTGTACAGTACAAAGTagacaaaaaagaggaagtggcAGGCTTAGTCTGGGTCAGGGGCTTCGTTTTTTCCATATagattgaggaagagagagagagagagagagagagagagagagagagagagagagagagagaggagaacggTGAGGTCAGTCGACAGGAAAATACGTCTGGTTATAAGTTTAATGCGCAGGGTGGATAattccagggagagagagagagagagagagagagagagagagagagagagagagagagagagagagagagagaggatttttttcctatattgcTCTTTCTTaatgtccttttcttttgtcatttattgcttttatttatctatttacttatttattaactgtcatttttctttgcttttgtaTGCGTGTATATCATTCCCATAAATAATTTCTTGCCGCatgcctttcttcccttcta comes from the Portunus trituberculatus isolate SZX2019 chromosome 25, ASM1759143v1, whole genome shotgun sequence genome and includes:
- the LOC123508797 gene encoding uncharacterized protein LOC123508797: MWLFGVAASLLAAAPATHGQDIASECPAPNGYFADASQCDKYYHCVDNVLTEKLCPDGMAFNDINPAVEKCDLLMLVDCSGRTKLQPPIRSENCDRQNGNFAVKGSNDCSQAYRCQDGVGTLITCPEGLVFALDTGICDWPDQSGRDGCKLEATQNFTCPTVQQDQAVAHPRYQDPLDCQYFYVCINGKIPRRNGCKFGQVFNSKTSACDVPTEVPDCADYYTEFFDEHFAQVEQNPALLSQDILSAAILAGYPVPLITDRVRITPGAGAKRVPDEKPPRPALGGTSRPGPQRLSPQRPSISRPEPAGREPGERPLRRRRPGTRRRKTTTTTTTTTAAPEYYDEYYYYDDEAYYDDAATGATDAQPNTVPGDAATSGPSPPGPNANPSRLSTLRFPLVRTNA